One Magnetospirillum sp. WYHS-4 genomic region harbors:
- a CDS encoding helix-turn-helix domain-containing protein yields the protein MHVGSRVRLRRTLLGMSQEKLGEAVGLTFQQIQKYERGANRVGASRLWEFSKILDVPVSFFFDDMPDHIKDAEKRRTSGFDDVVQQALEPDPMARRETLELVRAYYKITNPAIRKRLFELTKSVAIADAGEDEPSL from the coding sequence ATGCACGTCGGTTCCCGGGTACGCCTGCGTCGCACCCTGCTGGGGATGAGCCAGGAGAAACTGGGCGAGGCGGTCGGCCTCACCTTCCAGCAGATCCAGAAGTACGAGCGCGGTGCCAACCGCGTCGGCGCCAGCCGGCTGTGGGAGTTCAGCAAGATCCTGGACGTGCCCGTGTCCTTCTTCTTCGACGACATGCCGGACCACATCAAGGACGCCGAGAAGCGGCGCACCTCCGGTTTCGACGACGTGGTACAGCAGGCCCTGGAACCCGACCCCATGGCCCGGCGCGAGACCCTGGAACTGGTTCGCGCCTACTACAAGATCACCAATCCGGCCATCCGCAAACGGCTCTTCGAGTTGACCAAGTCGGTTGCCATCGCCGATGCGGGCGAGGATGAGCCTTCCCTCTGA